One genomic window of Leptospira paudalimensis includes the following:
- a CDS encoding ribonuclease R family protein, protein MDTYKIQRKIIEYLDQKAGKDITRQEIKKKFTESSEFKRPDPNSKKVKSFKRKEKVPRKEIEFLIDQLCNLLEEEGLLIPNKKYFTVANPFRLTGRISISRRGDGFISLPSKNEIFVPGPLTNTAITGDKVEVIPLGVGKKDRLEAEVTKVLKRGRILYRMKVREKTNKFVFGNFLDMLGEGKEGVLHVKSILKDSFDAININDVLIVKLKEGAEPQDNLYDVSFIRFESDTKEDSDLQRILMKYNYDPVHPDFIPLDFPEEVSEKTVTDWNSRTDLRDLYAVTIDGITAKDFDDAISFVDEGNRLRVWIHIADVSYYVDKGSALDKEAYERATSVYLANRVVPMLPPILSEDLCSLVANTNRLAFTVEMEASKTGEIYNAKFYKSIIKVKQRYTYEMAEEEIKAQDPNNWMYQVSLFTDALRKQRMKTGRIDLNLRETTITWNERKEPIGIENRERLTSHILIEELMLSANLKVDEFLRKKKIPTLHRIHEPMDEEKLETLNHFLQLNGYNVQIHDTSYSEIMKAVKEIQDNSVGKIFNYLLLRSFMQAYYGADPLGHWGLGFKDYCHFTSPIRRYPDLIVHRVLHATLLEGDKEYSDSEIAVMGLHCSEEERRAADAERDIVKIKSFRYLESTGIKEFKGFIVGIRPSQIFVELDISNLEGVLDKSEFTDEFEVVIKNDFSFYSKKYSKIFFIGDPVTVSLDRIDFEEIKVFLRLKDFKKDEPTVKKK, encoded by the coding sequence ATGGATACCTATAAAATACAAAGAAAAATCATCGAATACCTAGACCAAAAAGCTGGTAAAGATATCACAAGACAAGAGATCAAAAAAAAATTCACCGAATCAAGTGAATTCAAACGACCCGACCCAAACTCAAAAAAAGTAAAATCTTTTAAACGAAAAGAAAAAGTTCCAAGAAAGGAAATCGAATTTCTCATCGACCAACTTTGTAACCTTCTAGAAGAAGAGGGTTTACTCATCCCAAACAAAAAGTATTTCACTGTTGCGAATCCGTTTCGACTTACTGGTCGAATTTCAATTTCAAGACGTGGTGATGGTTTTATTTCCTTACCTTCCAAAAATGAAATTTTTGTCCCTGGACCACTCACAAACACTGCGATCACAGGTGACAAAGTAGAAGTAATCCCTCTTGGAGTTGGTAAAAAAGATCGTTTAGAAGCAGAAGTAACCAAAGTTTTGAAAAGAGGTCGTATCCTCTACCGAATGAAGGTAAGAGAAAAAACAAACAAATTTGTGTTTGGTAATTTCTTAGATATGTTAGGCGAAGGAAAAGAGGGAGTCTTACATGTTAAGTCTATCTTAAAGGACAGTTTTGATGCCATCAATATCAATGATGTATTGATAGTTAAGCTAAAAGAAGGTGCAGAACCCCAAGACAACCTTTATGATGTAAGTTTTATACGATTTGAATCTGATACAAAAGAAGATTCTGACTTACAAAGGATCTTAATGAAATACAATTATGATCCAGTTCATCCAGATTTTATTCCTTTGGATTTTCCCGAAGAAGTATCAGAGAAAACTGTCACCGATTGGAATAGTCGAACTGACCTACGTGATTTATATGCCGTCACTATCGATGGTATCACAGCAAAGGATTTTGATGATGCTATCAGTTTTGTAGATGAAGGAAATAGACTGCGAGTTTGGATTCATATTGCTGATGTTTCCTATTATGTAGATAAAGGATCAGCTTTAGACAAGGAAGCATATGAAAGAGCAACTTCGGTTTATTTAGCAAACCGTGTGGTTCCAATGTTACCTCCAATTCTTTCAGAAGACCTATGTAGTCTCGTCGCTAATACCAATCGATTGGCGTTCACTGTCGAAATGGAAGCAAGTAAAACTGGTGAAATTTATAATGCAAAATTTTATAAATCTATCATCAAAGTAAAACAACGTTACACCTATGAGATGGCGGAAGAGGAAATCAAAGCCCAAGATCCAAATAATTGGATGTACCAAGTATCCTTATTCACTGATGCACTCCGTAAACAAAGGATGAAAACGGGAAGAATCGATTTAAATCTTCGCGAAACAACTATCACATGGAATGAACGAAAAGAACCAATTGGAATTGAGAATAGAGAGCGACTTACAAGCCATATTCTCATAGAAGAACTCATGTTATCCGCAAACTTAAAGGTGGATGAATTTTTGAGAAAAAAGAAAATTCCAACTCTTCATCGAATTCATGAACCAATGGATGAAGAAAAACTAGAAACATTAAATCATTTTCTCCAACTCAATGGATACAATGTACAAATCCATGATACGAGTTATTCAGAAATCATGAAGGCAGTGAAAGAAATCCAAGACAATTCCGTCGGAAAAATTTTCAATTATCTACTCCTTCGAAGTTTTATGCAGGCGTATTACGGAGCAGATCCACTTGGTCATTGGGGATTGGGATTTAAAGACTATTGCCATTTCACTTCTCCTATCAGACGTTATCCTGATTTAATCGTACATCGAGTTTTACATGCAACGTTACTTGAAGGTGATAAAGAATATTCAGATAGTGAAATTGCTGTTATGGGACTTCATTGTTCTGAAGAAGAGAGACGTGCTGCGGATGCAGAACGAGACATCGTTAAAATCAAATCATTTCGTTATTTAGAATCAACTGGAATTAAAGAATTTAAGGGTTTTATAGTTGGAATAAGACCTTCTCAAATCTTTGTGGAACTTGATATTTCAAATCTTGAGGGTGTTCTAGATAAATCAGAGTTTACTGATGAGTTTGAAGTAGTGATCAAAAATGATTTTTCCTTCTATTCTAAAAAGTATTCAAAAATATTTTTTATAGGAGATCCTGTAACTGTCAGTTTGGACCGCATAGATTTTGAAGAAATCAAAGTATTTTTAAGACTCAAAGACTTCAAAAAGGATGAGCCTACGGTAAAGAAAAAATAA
- a CDS encoding alkaline phosphatase family protein: MKEKLFILFAIGIYFILTSCKWEQDYKRAAFVSMQPDTDLILAPYPFNIFDREARDAITLSHYSKEEIKNILAENELSWEQLNSDWNLETEDEHFSKEVNYTSHYTQYSYDTEIPIWIYGPKWFENGVYSDEIFQQHIPAIYAKILNYKFINQIPLHAFNKIFKNTDVKPEIIVTIVVDQGGRQLYKAHKGAYPFLESLSSNSAYFKKGKVIHLESHTAVGHMAIGTGTFPKDAKIFSNEIYTYVDGKVNHRPVYQGMDKNFDLSELQSASFSDEWDLSQNNLPVIISQCYANRAAVGMAGHGKEYKQSESANQSVTPDSDYVYWQDAKKLAWSTYSNAFQLPLASQKYNLYSFYLENKSSIKTHFDAKDPIDLLSKIHHFQASEFQVKMDGALFRDTIEETILKQNKHTDGITDLAYLTLKATDAVGHLYGWETHEAKQVLHATDKEIETIFEFLKKHYGDKFVLLITADHGAAPMPEISNGLFLTHETFFANVNELLPESERNKVSLIKWVTHSQVSLNKDLMKQYNISEDMIIDKILSIKVKDRKFFRKIWKRNEIPNVSF; the protein is encoded by the coding sequence ATGAAAGAAAAATTATTTATCTTATTTGCCATTGGAATTTATTTTATACTAACTAGTTGTAAATGGGAACAGGACTATAAACGCGCAGCATTTGTTTCCATGCAACCAGATACCGATCTGATTCTTGCACCTTATCCGTTTAATATATTTGATAGGGAAGCAAGAGACGCAATCACTCTTTCACATTATTCTAAAGAAGAAATCAAAAATATCTTAGCAGAAAATGAACTATCATGGGAGCAGCTCAATTCTGATTGGAATTTGGAAACTGAGGATGAACATTTTTCAAAGGAAGTCAATTACACTTCTCATTATACACAATACTCTTATGATACAGAAATTCCCATTTGGATTTATGGACCAAAATGGTTTGAAAATGGAGTGTATTCAGATGAAATTTTCCAACAACACATTCCAGCTATTTATGCAAAAATCTTAAATTATAAATTTATAAATCAGATACCTTTACATGCTTTTAATAAGATTTTTAAAAATACAGATGTAAAACCAGAAATCATTGTTACAATCGTCGTAGACCAAGGAGGGAGACAACTTTATAAAGCACACAAAGGTGCGTATCCATTTTTAGAATCATTGTCCTCAAACTCTGCTTATTTTAAAAAGGGAAAAGTCATTCATTTAGAATCTCATACTGCCGTAGGACATATGGCAATTGGTACTGGTACATTTCCAAAAGACGCAAAGATTTTCTCAAATGAAATTTATACTTATGTTGATGGCAAAGTGAATCATCGACCAGTTTACCAAGGAATGGATAAAAACTTTGATTTAAGCGAATTACAATCTGCGAGTTTTTCTGATGAGTGGGATCTATCTCAGAATAATCTTCCAGTCATTATTAGCCAGTGTTATGCGAATCGTGCTGCTGTTGGAATGGCTGGGCACGGTAAAGAATACAAACAAAGTGAAAGTGCAAACCAATCAGTCACTCCAGATTCTGATTATGTATATTGGCAAGATGCAAAAAAATTAGCTTGGTCAACTTATTCCAATGCGTTCCAATTACCTTTGGCTTCACAGAAATATAATCTGTATTCATTTTATTTAGAAAATAAATCTTCAATCAAGACACATTTTGATGCAAAGGATCCAATTGACTTACTTTCAAAAATTCACCATTTCCAAGCTTCTGAATTCCAGGTAAAAATGGATGGTGCTTTATTTCGAGATACAATCGAGGAAACGATATTAAAACAAAACAAACATACAGATGGAATCACTGACTTAGCATATTTAACATTAAAAGCAACGGATGCTGTTGGTCATTTGTATGGGTGGGAAACTCATGAAGCAAAACAAGTTTTACATGCAACAGATAAAGAAATTGAAACAATCTTTGAATTTTTAAAAAAACACTATGGAGATAAATTTGTTTTGTTAATTACGGCTGATCATGGTGCAGCTCCAATGCCGGAAATATCCAATGGACTCTTTTTAACCCATGAAACATTTTTTGCTAATGTGAATGAACTTTTACCTGAATCAGAAAGAAACAAAGTTTCTTTAATCAAATGGGTGACTCATTCACAAGTATCGTTAAACAAAGATTTGATGAAACAGTACAATATTAGCGAAGATATGATCATTGATAAAATTTTATCAATCAAGGTGAAAGACAGGAAATTTTTTCGGAAAATTTGGAAACGTAACGAGATACCGAATGTTTCCTTTTAG
- a CDS encoding CapA family protein, giving the protein MRIKFVGDLMCHSSQISSYLDVKTKTYDSFKSFEYVAESLQNANLTFGNLETTITEKSNEYSGYPRFGTPVGYLKGLEKSGFDILSTSNNHSADKGSYGIDTTIQKVTEYNMIPIGSYVSLDDFQRRKDLIQEVNGIKIAVYNYTYSTNGIPVRDGRIVRILNEDQIRTDIKYAKEKGVHFIILWYHYGNEYEENPSLSQQKWVNIGIDAGADIIIGGHPHVVQKLDFYRDVNSNEDKLIAYSLGNFLSAQNRLYTDGGIILSFVLEIGDQNQKRIFNVESEPVWVNPRDYKIIPIIKYRNSGLPTKLPKHLEKRMYEFESHIRKIPGLGIASF; this is encoded by the coding sequence GTGAGAATTAAATTTGTCGGTGATCTAATGTGCCATTCTTCTCAGATCTCTTCTTATCTTGATGTGAAAACAAAAACATATGATTCCTTTAAAAGTTTCGAATATGTTGCAGAATCTTTACAAAATGCAAATCTAACATTTGGAAATTTAGAAACAACTATTACAGAAAAATCAAATGAATATTCAGGTTATCCAAGATTTGGAACTCCTGTTGGATATTTGAAAGGTTTAGAAAAATCTGGTTTTGATATTTTATCTACTTCAAATAACCACTCAGCTGATAAAGGATCTTACGGAATCGACACAACAATCCAGAAAGTAACTGAGTATAATATGATTCCAATTGGTTCTTATGTTTCTCTTGATGATTTCCAAAGACGCAAAGATTTAATTCAGGAAGTAAATGGAATTAAAATTGCAGTCTACAACTATACCTATTCTACAAATGGAATTCCTGTTCGTGATGGCCGCATTGTCCGCATCCTAAATGAAGATCAAATTCGAACTGATATAAAATACGCAAAAGAAAAGGGAGTTCATTTTATCATCTTATGGTATCACTATGGTAATGAGTATGAAGAGAATCCAAGCCTTTCACAACAAAAATGGGTTAATATTGGAATCGATGCTGGAGCAGATATTATCATTGGAGGCCATCCTCATGTTGTACAGAAATTAGATTTTTACCGAGATGTAAACTCGAATGAGGATAAACTAATCGCCTATTCCTTAGGAAACTTCCTTTCAGCGCAGAACAGACTATATACGGATGGAGGAATTATTTTATCATTTGTATTGGAAATTGGAGATCAAAATCAAAAAAGAATATTCAATGTAGAAAGTGAACCTGTATGGGTAAATCCACGAGACTATAAAATTATTCCGATCATCAAATACAGAAATTCTGGATTACCAACAAAATTACCGAAACATCTAGAGAAAAGAATGTATGAATTTGAATCTCACATTCGGAAAATTCCTGGATTAGGAATTGCTTCATTCTAA
- a CDS encoding L-threonylcarbamoyladenylate synthase, with amino-acid sequence MIIYLHPENPEVRKLKQISERLKDGAIYIFPTDTVYAIIADAHSKTAVEKIYSIKKLPKDKPLSLLCKDISMASHFIEYLPNSAYRFMKRVTPGPFTFVLKANKNLPKPSIAHHKDKQIGIRIPDHIYLQELLKIHDSPLTSTSAFSNDEFIIDIDDLDSIYGNLVEGIVDGGIVKTELSTMIQINDDSIELIRAGKGYGQIENEIQNLE; translated from the coding sequence ATGATCATTTATCTCCATCCAGAAAATCCTGAAGTTCGCAAACTCAAACAAATTTCAGAAAGGTTGAAGGATGGAGCGATTTATATTTTTCCTACAGATACAGTTTATGCGATCATTGCAGATGCTCATTCAAAGACAGCAGTGGAAAAAATTTATTCGATCAAAAAATTACCAAAAGATAAACCTCTTTCCCTCTTATGCAAAGATATTTCAATGGCATCCCATTTTATCGAATATTTGCCTAACTCTGCTTATCGTTTTATGAAACGTGTAACTCCTGGTCCATTTACATTCGTATTAAAAGCGAATAAGAATTTACCAAAACCCTCCATTGCCCATCATAAAGATAAACAGATTGGCATTCGTATTCCAGATCATATATATTTACAAGAGCTCTTAAAGATTCATGATTCTCCTCTTACCTCAACGTCGGCTTTTAGCAATGATGAATTCATAATTGATATAGATGATCTAGATTCAATCTATGGCAATCTCGTTGAAGGAATTGTGGATGGGGGAATTGTAAAAACAGAGTTATCCACCATGATCCAAATTAATGATGATTCAATAGAATTGATTCGGGCTGGTAAGGGATATGGACAAATTGAAAACGAAATTCAAAATTTAGAATGA